One part of the Thermoanaerobacterium sp. CMT5567-10 genome encodes these proteins:
- a CDS encoding prepilin-type cleavage/methylation domain-containing protein, producing the protein MTLIEVLVAIALFSIAAIPLLGVFHESVITNADSKIRTKEATIAQSIAEDIKAGNTNVSNWNIPSDYYLIEDPNQSKVDMGNGVTKYKISISKLQSNMQPFVLYAVAPSAEITGYTPPNIYSDNGNYDDEINRLKDIVTLVIVVVWAALFASFVVLPKLGLSGVITIVNNIIDSWNKNIRTLKDIATNAAKSVNLKIPWWLKWW; encoded by the coding sequence ATGACACTGATTGAAGTGCTTGTTGCAATAGCGCTATTTTCGATTGCGGCTATACCTCTCTTAGGAGTATTTCATGAGTCAGTAATTACAAATGCAGATTCAAAAATAAGAACTAAAGAAGCTACTATCGCACAAAGTATAGCAGAAGACATAAAGGCAGGAAACACAAATGTGTCTAATTGGAACATACCAAGCGACTATTATCTGATAGAAGATCCAAATCAGTCAAAAGTTGATATGGGAAATGGAGTTACAAAGTACAAAATTAGTATTAGCAAATTGCAATCAAATATGCAACCTTTTGTACTATATGCTGTCGCACCATCTGCAGAAATAACTGGCTATACACCACCTAATATTTATTCTGACAATGGTAATTATGATGATGAAATAAATAGATTGAAAGACATAGTTACTTTAGTAATAGTCGTTGTATGGGCAGCTTTATTTGCTTCTTTTGTTGTACTTCCTAAGTTAGGGTTAAGTGGTGTGATAACAATTGTTAATAATATAATTGATTCATGGAATAAAAATATTAGGACATTAAAAGATATAGCAACAAATGCTGCAAAAAGCGTGAATTTAAAAATTCCTTGGTGGTTAAAATGGTGGTAA
- a CDS encoding type II secretion system protein, protein MAWFVKALNKDEKGFTLIELIVVIAILGILAAIAVPRYTGTLNQAKINADKATAQTIAEAAARWITDHADENTQLTTDKLATDGYLDSDVKPQSDSEDDFAIKIDKGTNTVSVSIGQNGATLATSKYEIIQ, encoded by the coding sequence ATGGCATGGTTTGTAAAGGCATTAAATAAAGATGAAAAAGGTTTTACATTGATAGAATTGATTGTAGTAATAGCAATACTAGGAATACTTGCAGCAATTGCAGTACCGAGATATACAGGTACTTTAAATCAAGCGAAAATTAATGCTGATAAAGCAACGGCACAAACTATTGCAGAAGCGGCAGCAAGATGGATAACTGATCACGCAGATGAAAACACACAATTAACAACTGATAAATTAGCAACTGATGGATATCTAGATTCTGACGTTAAACCACAATCTGATAGTGAAGATGATTTCGCTATAAAAATAGACAAGGGTACTAACACTGTAAGTGTATCAATAGGTCAGAATGGTGCAACGTTAGCCACGTCAAAGTACGAAATAATTCAGTAG
- a CDS encoding type IV pilus twitching motility protein PilT has protein sequence MKTIELLTLVVKNGASDLHVTVGVPPVLRINGQLIKLDLPQLTPQDTEEITKDLLSSDELKKLEETGDIDLSYSVQGLGRFRINAYKQRGTYSLAIRSVALRIPTIDELGLPKVIKELSLKTRGLILVTGPTGSGKSTTLASMIDLINDVRNCHILTLEDPIEYLHKHKKSIVNQREIGHDTLSYVSALRAALREDPDVILVGEMRDLETIQIAITAAETGHLVLSTLHTIGSAKTIDRIIDVFPPHQQQQIKVQLSNVLEGIISQQLLPKLDNSGRVVAVEVMIATPAIRNLIREGKSFQIQSMVQTGSKFGMMTMDMSISQLLKKNLISMDDALTYCVDRENFSKLAL, from the coding sequence ATGAAAACAATTGAACTATTGACGTTAGTTGTAAAAAACGGTGCATCTGATTTACATGTAACGGTAGGTGTTCCTCCTGTATTAAGAATCAACGGGCAACTTATAAAGCTTGATTTGCCACAGTTGACGCCGCAAGATACGGAAGAAATCACAAAGGACTTGCTTTCAAGCGATGAACTAAAAAAACTTGAAGAGACAGGTGACATAGACCTTTCGTATTCTGTACAAGGGCTTGGAAGATTTAGAATAAACGCCTATAAACAGAGAGGTACATATAGCCTTGCGATAAGGTCTGTGGCACTAAGAATACCGACTATCGATGAATTGGGGCTTCCAAAGGTTATAAAAGAACTTTCATTGAAAACTCGTGGCCTTATACTTGTAACAGGTCCAACAGGCAGTGGAAAATCTACAACGCTTGCTTCTATGATCGATCTGATAAATGATGTGCGAAATTGCCATATATTGACTCTGGAAGATCCGATAGAGTATTTGCATAAACACAAAAAAAGCATAGTTAACCAGAGGGAGATAGGTCACGATACATTGTCTTATGTTAGTGCATTAAGGGCTGCTTTAAGAGAAGATCCTGATGTTATACTTGTAGGTGAGATGAGAGATTTAGAAACGATACAGATAGCTATAACTGCCGCTGAAACAGGACATCTCGTACTATCTACATTGCATACCATAGGCTCTGCTAAGACTATTGACAGGATTATAGATGTTTTTCCACCACATCAACAGCAGCAGATAAAAGTACAGCTTTCGAATGTATTAGAAGGCATAATTTCACAGCAGTTACTGCCTAAACTTGATAATTCAGGACGTGTTGTGGCAGTAGAGGTAATGATAGCGACTCCTGCTATAAGAAATTTGATTAGAGAAGGTAAATCATTCCAAATCCAATCAATGGTTCAAACAGGAAGTAAATTTGGAATGATGACAATGGATATGTCTATATCACAGCTTTTAAAAAAGAATTTGATTTCGATGGATGATGCATTGACATACTGTGTAGACAGGGAAAACTTTTCAAAATTGGCATTGTAG
- a CDS encoding GspE/PulE family protein: MIKKKLGDLLVEVGLIDENQLNNAIKIQKMTGEKLGKILVKEGYLTEEQIIEALEFQLGIPHIDIKKVFIDPNVAKLIPESLAKRHVAIPIKKDNDGLFVAMADPLNIFAIDDIKLITKQEIKPLIASEDGILKAIDRVFGKEEAEKAVQDFKKELSKDGIEIDSNLLKGISEDEINNAPAVRLVNSIIEQAVKNRASDVHIEPTENDLRIRFRVDGELHEAMRVFKSTQGPVITRIKIMANMNIAERRLPQDGKIETIVDGKNIDIRASSLPTIYGEKLVLRILDKSGYIITKDKLGLNDKDMKLFDDLLRHPNGIILLTGPTGSGKTTTLYAMLNELNKPDINIITVEDPVEYTLEGLNQVQVNEKAGLTFAAALRSILRQDPDIIMIGEIRDRETAEIAIRSSITGHLVLSTLHTNDSAGAITRLIDMGIEPYLVSSSIVGVIAQRLARKICNNCKIEYEASHREKLILGLDTEKSLKLHKGRGCAVCNKTGYRGRVPIYEIMMMTPKIKELTNEKASADVIANEAVSNGMNTLRESAKKLVLDGITTIDEMLRLTYDDSY, translated from the coding sequence ATGATAAAGAAGAAATTAGGAGACCTTCTCGTAGAAGTCGGTCTGATAGATGAAAATCAGCTTAATAATGCCATAAAGATTCAAAAGATGACAGGTGAAAAACTTGGTAAAATACTTGTTAAAGAGGGGTATTTGACGGAAGAGCAAATCATTGAGGCTTTAGAGTTTCAGCTTGGTATACCACATATCGATATAAAAAAAGTTTTTATTGACCCAAATGTTGCCAAACTGATTCCGGAATCATTAGCTAAAAGGCATGTTGCAATACCCATAAAAAAGGATAATGATGGTCTATTTGTTGCAATGGCAGATCCTCTTAACATATTTGCTATAGATGATATAAAGCTTATAACGAAGCAAGAAATAAAACCGTTGATTGCTTCTGAAGATGGTATATTAAAAGCGATTGATAGAGTTTTTGGCAAAGAAGAAGCGGAAAAGGCAGTACAAGATTTTAAGAAAGAGTTAAGCAAAGATGGCATAGAAATTGATAGCAATTTATTAAAAGGTATTTCGGAAGATGAGATAAACAATGCACCTGCAGTAAGGCTTGTTAATTCGATTATTGAACAAGCAGTTAAAAATCGTGCATCTGATGTACATATAGAGCCTACAGAAAATGATTTAAGGATAAGATTTAGGGTTGACGGTGAACTGCATGAAGCGATGAGAGTTTTTAAAAGCACTCAAGGACCTGTCATAACAAGGATAAAAATAATGGCAAATATGAATATTGCAGAAAGAAGATTGCCGCAAGACGGAAAGATTGAAACAATTGTGGATGGTAAAAATATCGATATAAGAGCGTCTTCATTGCCTACAATTTATGGAGAAAAACTTGTACTTAGGATATTGGATAAAAGCGGTTATATAATTACTAAAGATAAATTAGGTTTGAATGACAAGGACATGAAGTTGTTTGATGATTTACTGCGCCATCCCAATGGCATAATTCTTCTTACAGGTCCTACTGGAAGCGGTAAGACTACAACACTTTATGCTATGCTAAACGAACTTAATAAGCCTGATATAAATATAATAACCGTTGAAGATCCGGTTGAATATACACTTGAAGGTTTGAATCAGGTACAGGTCAATGAAAAAGCAGGCCTTACGTTTGCAGCGGCTTTAAGATCCATATTAAGACAAGATCCTGATATAATAATGATTGGTGAAATAAGGGATAGAGAAACTGCAGAAATAGCCATAAGGTCATCAATTACAGGGCATTTGGTTTTGTCTACGTTACATACAAATGACTCTGCAGGCGCGATAACGAGGCTAATCGATATGGGGATAGAACCTTATCTTGTTTCTTCATCGATTGTTGGCGTTATTGCACAGAGGTTGGCGAGGAAAATATGCAATAACTGTAAGATAGAGTATGAGGCATCTCACAGAGAAAAGCTTATTCTAGGACTAGATACGGAAAAATCTCTTAAATTGCATAAAGGTAGAGGATGTGCCGTCTGTAATAAAACAGGGTATAGAGGCAGAGTTCCAATATATGAAATAATGATGATGACACCTAAGATAAAGGAGCTTACAAATGAAAAGGCTTCGGCAGATGTGATTGCAAATGAAGCTGTTTCAAACGGCATGAATACACTTAGAGAAAGTGCAAAAAAGCTTGTTTTAGATGGTATTACCACAATTGATGAAATGCTTAGACTGACGTATGATGATAGTTATTAA
- the sigK gene encoding RNA polymerase sporulation sigma factor SigK yields the protein MWATLIALITSIVKDIINFGYLTNASSFPQPLTAEEEKKYFEAYKNGDEEAKNILIERNLRLVAHIVKKYSNTGKDVDDLISIGTIGLIKAITTYDASKGTHLATYAARCIENEILMSLRAEKKIKSEISLQDPIGIDKEGNAISLIDILGTETDEISEQVELKMQIKKLYSKINSALKSREKLIIELRYGLVNGGAKTQREIAKMLGISRSYVSRIEKKALNKLFKEMTM from the coding sequence ATGTGGGCAACACTTATTGCACTAATTACGTCAATTGTAAAAGATATAATTAATTTTGGCTATTTAACAAATGCTAGTTCATTTCCCCAGCCTCTTACAGCAGAAGAAGAAAAAAAATATTTTGAAGCTTATAAAAACGGCGACGAAGAGGCGAAGAACATTTTGATTGAAAGGAACTTGAGACTTGTAGCACACATTGTTAAGAAATACAGCAATACAGGAAAAGATGTCGATGATCTGATATCAATAGGAACAATCGGGCTTATAAAAGCTATTACAACTTATGATGCTTCAAAAGGAACACATTTGGCAACATATGCAGCTAGATGCATTGAAAACGAAATATTGATGTCGTTGAGAGCTGAAAAAAAGATAAAATCAGAGATTTCATTGCAGGATCCCATAGGTATTGATAAAGAAGGTAATGCAATTTCGCTAATTGACATATTAGGCACTGAAACAGATGAAATCAGTGAACAGGTAGAGTTAAAGATGCAGATAAAAAAACTATATAGCAAGATAAATAGTGCCCTTAAAAGCAGGGAAAAGTTGATAATAGAATTGAGATATGGACTCGTAAATGGCGGTGCCAAGACGCAAAGGGAAATAGCAAAAATGCTTGGCATTTCAAGGTCATATGTATCAAGAATAGAAAAGAAAGCATTAAACAAATTATTTAAAGAAATGACGATGTAA
- a CDS encoding penicillin-binding protein 2: MYKKSTRIIALNIVITLLILGLLMRLFYIQYIKGETYAKIAVQQKMESLNLEKRRGEIYDRNLIPFTDRTYTEYIYAIPGMIVNKKTASIILNKITGISDMEIYKDLNSEKDIIKYKCKYTYKGNLPIGLFKMDTPQRYDSNSLARHVIGYYGTISYGLENTFNKTLSSGGNESVAVFKDNYNDYLKGLGVKIINSQNKVFSIETTLDYHIQKAVEDILDKNKINGAAVVLDVKNGDILAMASRPNYDQNKISSYLDSKNEELLNKALIEYPPGSIFKIIVASAALENKKVNVYDNFIDEPYINIDGVIYHNFMGESNGLININKAFEVSSNTTFIKIGQKTGGSNIIDMAKKFGITKDDNLPVEEQVGTLPLLNNTYGAGIGNLSIGQGDVTMTPLQAADIAATIANDGIRNVPNLLKAVVDENGTVVENLHKTNSYRVISESTALSVKQMMRDAVANGTGKNAETEYKSAGKTGSAEVSREKNIYHAWFTGFVPYDKPVYAISVFVKNGDIGGIKAAPIFKEIAEEIMKYYK; the protein is encoded by the coding sequence ATGTATAAAAAAAGTACTAGAATTATTGCTTTAAATATTGTTATAACATTATTAATATTAGGTTTACTAATGAGATTATTCTATATTCAATATATAAAAGGAGAAACATACGCTAAAATTGCTGTCCAACAGAAGATGGAGAGTCTAAATTTGGAAAAGAGAAGAGGTGAAATCTATGATAGAAATTTAATACCTTTTACTGATAGAACTTATACAGAATATATTTATGCTATACCAGGTATGATTGTAAACAAAAAAACGGCGTCAATAATTTTAAATAAAATAACGGGAATTTCAGACATGGAAATATATAAAGATCTAAATTCTGAAAAGGATATTATTAAATATAAATGTAAATATACATACAAAGGAAATTTACCAATTGGACTCTTTAAGATGGATACACCTCAGAGATATGATTCTAATTCTTTAGCAAGGCATGTAATAGGTTATTATGGAACAATAAGTTATGGATTGGAAAACACATTTAATAAAACGTTAAGCTCTGGCGGAAATGAATCTGTTGCCGTTTTTAAAGATAATTACAACGATTATTTAAAAGGCTTGGGTGTAAAGATTATAAACTCTCAAAATAAAGTATTTTCCATTGAGACTACATTGGATTATCATATTCAAAAAGCAGTAGAAGATATTTTAGATAAAAATAAGATAAATGGAGCGGCGGTTGTATTGGATGTGAAAAATGGCGATATTTTAGCTATGGCTTCAAGGCCAAACTACGATCAAAACAAGATAAGCAGTTACCTTGACAGCAAAAATGAAGAATTGTTGAATAAAGCATTGATTGAATATCCGCCGGGTTCCATATTTAAAATTATAGTGGCATCTGCGGCATTGGAAAATAAAAAAGTAAATGTATACGACAATTTTATTGACGAGCCATATATAAATATAGACGGTGTAATTTATCATAATTTCATGGGTGAATCGAATGGCTTAATAAATATTAATAAAGCATTTGAAGTTTCATCAAATACTACTTTTATAAAAATTGGGCAAAAAACAGGAGGCAGCAATATAATTGATATGGCAAAAAAGTTTGGAATTACAAAAGATGATAATTTACCTGTAGAAGAACAAGTAGGTACATTGCCTTTGTTGAATAATACATACGGTGCAGGTATAGGAAATCTTTCAATCGGTCAAGGTGATGTTACTATGACTCCATTGCAAGCAGCGGACATTGCAGCTACAATTGCAAATGACGGTATAAGAAATGTGCCAAATCTTTTGAAAGCCGTTGTGGATGAGAATGGCACAGTGGTGGAAAATCTCCATAAGACGAATTCGTACAGAGTAATCAGTGAAAGTACAGCATTAAGCGTAAAGCAAATGATGAGAGATGCTGTCGCCAATGGAACAGGTAAAAATGCAGAGACAGAATATAAATCTGCAGGGAAAACCGGTTCGGCTGAAGTTAGCAGAGAAAAGAACATATATCACGCGTGGTTTACAGGCTTTGTGCCGTATGACAAACCAGTCTATGCCATATCTGTGTTTGTGAAAAATGGTGATATTGGAGGAATTAAAGCAGCTCCAATATTTAAAGAAATTGCTGAAGAAATAATGAAATATTATAAATAA
- a CDS encoding prepilin-type N-terminal cleavage/methylation domain-containing protein gives MWRVLKENENGLTLIELITVVSIFSIIVLITLPKTDFFSSKTSQMRLRMVANELISDIRYVQYKNIHENESLYLILQSDHKGYYIKKTGTMVKKVKTKILPDGITVYWNINENPLEISFSDQGAPTPGGCTISLLNSKKRIDITILPATGRVMIKGNY, from the coding sequence ATGTGGAGAGTTTTAAAAGAAAATGAGAATGGATTGACTTTGATAGAGTTAATAACAGTAGTGTCGATATTTTCTATCATCGTATTGATAACACTCCCTAAGACAGATTTTTTCAGTTCAAAGACATCCCAGATGCGTTTAAGAATGGTGGCGAATGAACTTATAAGCGATATAAGATACGTCCAGTATAAAAATATTCATGAAAATGAAAGTTTGTATTTAATACTACAATCGGACCATAAAGGATATTACATAAAGAAAACTGGTACAATGGTTAAAAAGGTAAAAACAAAAATATTACCTGATGGTATTACTGTATATTGGAATATTAATGAAAACCCTTTAGAAATATCTTTTTCAGATCAAGGTGCTCCAACACCAGGTGGCTGTACAATAAGTTTATTAAATTCAAAAAAAAGGATAGACATAACCATTTTACCTGCTACAGGAAGAGTAATGATAAAGGGGAATTATTGA
- a CDS encoding A24 family peptidase → MFILYLLIFIFGTTIGSFLNVVIYRLPRNESIVYPPSHCTKCKSELKPYDLVPVFSYIILKGRCRYCGDKISIRYPIVELTTGLIYFILFIYFGISIKSLSYAFLVSLLIVITFIDIEHKIIPNKIILIGLIAGAIFRVLMFNYGVWDYIVGFFLGGGVLLLISLLSGGGMGGGDIKLMALIGLFIGWKLTISTLFIAVLLGAVGGVLLIALKIKTRRDYIPFGPYISTACIISILYGYDLLNLYIKLIRG, encoded by the coding sequence ATGTTTATTTTATACCTGCTTATTTTTATATTTGGCACTACAATAGGAAGCTTTTTAAATGTCGTTATATACAGACTTCCAAGGAATGAATCGATAGTGTATCCTCCATCCCATTGTACAAAGTGCAAAAGCGAATTAAAGCCCTATGACTTAGTGCCTGTATTTAGTTACATTATATTGAAAGGTAGATGTAGATACTGTGGTGATAAGATATCCATAAGATATCCTATTGTAGAGCTTACAACAGGACTCATATATTTTATATTATTTATATATTTTGGTATATCTATAAAGTCATTGTCTTACGCATTTTTAGTGTCATTATTGATTGTCATAACATTTATAGACATAGAGCACAAGATTATACCAAACAAAATAATTTTGATAGGCTTGATAGCTGGGGCAATATTTAGAGTGTTGATGTTTAATTATGGAGTATGGGATTATATTGTAGGCTTTTTTTTAGGAGGTGGAGTGCTTCTACTTATATCCTTATTGTCAGGGGGAGGAATGGGGGGAGGAGACATAAAGCTTATGGCATTGATTGGTCTTTTCATAGGATGGAAGCTTACAATATCCACATTATTTATAGCTGTTTTACTAGGTGCCGTTGGAGGTGTATTATTGATTGCCTTAAAAATCAAGACGAGAAGGGATTACATCCCATTTGGACCGTACATAAGCACTGCTTGTATTATCTCTATATTATACGGATATGATTTGCTGAATCTATACATAAAACTTATAAGAGGATGA
- the aroE gene encoding shikimate dehydrogenase, producing MRIDTKTDIYGIIGHPIGHSLSPLIHNAAFESNNLNSVYVSFDVYEENLKDAILGIKALGIKGINVTVPHKENVIKYLDYVSDEAKLIGAVNTIKNNNGILEGYNTDVTGFTESLKEHGIEVEGKNAVILGAGGAARAVAVGLSLAGVRTIIVANRSKEKARNLSTYIKNNLGINCIDVTYDDLNQLEEIDILVNATSVGMSPNINLSPVDENVVVKAKFVYDIIYNPEKTLLLSYAEKCGIRNLNGFDMLINQANHSFKIWTGVNFNRSIILNILKKKDFVK from the coding sequence ATGCGCATAGACACAAAAACTGATATTTACGGGATAATAGGACATCCTATTGGACATAGCTTGTCACCATTAATACATAATGCGGCATTTGAAAGTAATAATTTAAACTCGGTTTACGTGTCTTTTGATGTATATGAAGAAAATTTAAAAGATGCGATTTTAGGTATAAAAGCATTAGGCATAAAAGGTATAAATGTTACGGTGCCTCATAAAGAAAATGTCATAAAATATCTAGATTATGTATCTGATGAAGCGAAGCTAATAGGTGCAGTTAACACGATAAAAAATAATAATGGAATATTAGAAGGATACAATACTGATGTTACAGGGTTTACCGAATCACTTAAAGAGCATGGTATAGAAGTTGAAGGGAAAAATGCGGTAATACTTGGAGCTGGTGGTGCCGCAAGAGCTGTTGCAGTAGGACTTTCGCTTGCAGGTGTCAGAACAATAATTGTCGCAAATAGATCGAAAGAAAAGGCAAGAAATCTTAGCACCTACATAAAAAATAATCTCGGCATAAATTGTATTGATGTTACGTATGATGATTTGAATCAGCTTGAAGAAATAGATATTCTAGTAAATGCTACAAGCGTCGGTATGTCTCCAAATATTAATTTATCTCCAGTAGATGAAAATGTCGTAGTAAAAGCAAAATTTGTTTATGATATTATCTATAATCCTGAAAAGACACTATTGCTAAGTTATGCAGAAAAATGCGGTATTAGAAATCTTAATGGATTTGATATGCTTATTAACCAAGCAAATCATTCTTTTAAAATATGGACTGGTGTGAATTTCAACAGGAGTATTATTTTAAATATTCTTAAAAAGAAGGATTTTGTTAAATAA
- a CDS encoding type II secretion system F family protein — translation MPTYIYKAKDIDGNLITGSLELDTLSSCIDNLRQKNYYILDVKEKEDKKDVFESISFARKVKVKDIAVFCRQFAVLINAGIPIVTSLATMAEQVENKKLKKALSDVYEDVQKGKSLSESMRKHPDVFPMLLFNMIEAGEVSGTLDNVLNEMADHFEKENNLNQKVKSALAYPMIVSIVAIFVVIFLVTNVLPTFVSMFKNAGAQLPMPTLILLGLSESISHYWYVYLGDILLLAFMIARVLKTERGKEFYDALILKIPIFGPLNIKIITSRFTRTLSTLISSGIPLIEALSVVEKVVGNSIVANGLKKAEEDIKRGSSLAEPLKKMNIFPPMVIQMVRVGEDSGSLDSILKKTADFYDSEVDTAVSQMTTLIEPLIIVLLASVVGFIVVSIVMPMFQMYNFVGQ, via the coding sequence ATGCCAACTTATATATATAAGGCAAAGGATATTGATGGAAATCTCATAACAGGCTCACTTGAGCTTGATACATTGTCATCTTGTATAGATAATCTAAGACAGAAAAATTATTACATATTAGATGTTAAAGAAAAAGAAGATAAAAAAGATGTCTTTGAAAGCATAAGTTTTGCACGTAAGGTAAAGGTAAAGGACATAGCGGTTTTTTGCAGACAGTTTGCAGTTCTTATTAATGCAGGGATTCCAATAGTGACATCACTGGCAACTATGGCAGAGCAGGTCGAAAATAAAAAGCTAAAAAAGGCATTGTCAGATGTATATGAAGATGTACAAAAAGGGAAAAGCCTTTCTGAGTCAATGAGAAAACATCCTGATGTATTTCCAATGCTTTTATTTAACATGATAGAAGCAGGTGAAGTAAGCGGTACTCTTGACAATGTCTTAAATGAGATGGCGGATCATTTTGAGAAAGAAAATAATCTAAACCAGAAGGTAAAATCAGCATTGGCATACCCTATGATTGTTTCTATCGTTGCAATATTTGTAGTTATATTTCTTGTGACAAATGTTCTTCCTACATTTGTAAGCATGTTTAAAAATGCAGGTGCACAATTGCCGATGCCTACTTTGATACTTTTAGGGTTAAGTGAATCTATTTCGCATTATTGGTATGTGTATTTAGGCGACATTTTGTTGTTAGCCTTCATGATTGCAAGAGTTTTAAAGACAGAGAGGGGAAAAGAATTTTACGATGCACTTATACTGAAGATACCTATATTTGGGCCTTTAAATATAAAAATAATAACATCTAGGTTTACACGTACACTGTCAACACTTATAAGTTCAGGAATACCGCTTATTGAGGCATTGTCTGTCGTAGAAAAAGTTGTGGGGAATTCAATTGTTGCAAATGGGCTTAAAAAAGCTGAAGAAGATATAAAAAGGGGAAGTAGCCTTGCAGAGCCTTTGAAAAAGATGAATATATTTCCACCCATGGTGATTCAAATGGTAAGAGTAGGGGAAGATTCAGGATCTCTCGACAGTATATTGAAAAAGACGGCAGATTTTTATGACAGTGAAGTTGACACGGCTGTGTCACAGATGACAACTTTGATAGAGCCTTTGATAATAGTCCTATTAGCATCGGTAGTCGGGTTCATAGTAGTATCAATTGTGATGCCTATGTTCCAGATGTATAACTTTGTAGGTCAATAG
- a CDS encoding YqeG family HAD IIIA-type phosphatase — MYKKLIPDMYVNSIYDINFEELKERGITSLVFDIDNTLVPQKILNPDRKVINLFKFLKSKGFKICLISNNTTKRVNNFTKNIGIQGVSWAIKPRKAAFYKALKMLDSKPEETAIIGDQIFTDILGGHRVGLFTILVRPLSSEEFGWTKLMRKLERRVLKKV; from the coding sequence TTGTATAAAAAATTGATTCCTGATATGTATGTAAATTCAATATACGATATAAATTTTGAGGAATTAAAAGAAAGAGGTATAACTTCATTAGTTTTTGATATTGATAATACACTTGTACCTCAAAAAATATTAAATCCTGATCGAAAAGTTATTAATTTATTTAAGTTTTTGAAATCAAAAGGGTTTAAAATTTGTTTGATATCAAATAATACGACGAAAAGGGTCAATAATTTTACAAAAAATATAGGTATACAAGGAGTTTCTTGGGCAATCAAGCCAAGAAAAGCTGCTTTTTATAAGGCTTTAAAAATGCTTGATTCCAAGCCTGAAGAAACTGCCATCATTGGTGACCAAATTTTTACAGACATACTTGGAGGACACAGAGTTGGACTCTTCACAATACTTGTAAGGCCTTTATCAAGTGAAGAGTTTGGCTGGACTAAATTGATGAGAAAACTTGAAAGAAGAGTATTAAAAAAGGTGTGA